The Petropleomorpha daqingensis genome includes a window with the following:
- a CDS encoding MaoC family dehydratase — protein MRSFEDVQELLAAEGADLGATAWRQITQEQVDSFADTTDDHQWIHVDTERAASGPYGGTIAHGMLTLSLVPVMIGETVSVNATYGLHYGFEKVRFTAPVPVGSRIRAHVTVLRTAPVEGGTKATFGVTVEVEGGDKPACVAEDTIVWLT, from the coding sequence ATGCGCTCGTTCGAGGACGTCCAGGAGCTGCTCGCCGCCGAGGGCGCCGACCTGGGCGCCACCGCCTGGCGGCAGATCACGCAGGAGCAGGTCGACTCCTTCGCCGACACGACCGACGACCACCAGTGGATCCACGTCGACACCGAGCGCGCGGCGAGCGGCCCGTACGGCGGCACGATCGCCCACGGCATGCTCACCCTCTCGCTGGTGCCGGTGATGATCGGCGAGACCGTGTCGGTGAACGCGACCTACGGCCTGCACTACGGGTTCGAGAAGGTGCGGTTCACCGCGCCCGTGCCGGTGGGCAGCCGGATCCGCGCGCACGTGACCGTGCTGCGCACGGCACCGGTCGAGGGGGGCACGAAGGCGACCTTCGGTGTCACGGTGGAGGTCGAGGGCGGCGACAAGCCGGCCTGCGTCGCCGAGGACACGATCGTGTGGCTGACCTGA
- a CDS encoding TetR/AcrR family transcriptional regulator, giving the protein MADLMRPAPAPVGVGPGPDQQLRRDAGPQTDRGHARKAELLDAARRVFERQGFLDARVADIAEEAGVSQGTFYTYFDSKEAIFRAVATELRDRMIEALKPHGPRPATVHEQVDQAMRRFVAAYRAEARLIVVVAQLGQSTPEIAELRLAVREAFVARTARGIRVQQAQGLVDPGLDPWLASEVLGSMVDATCWVWLNLGKDFDEEALLSTLTQVWTRALHLQEPR; this is encoded by the coding sequence GTGGCTGACCTGATGCGGCCCGCCCCGGCGCCGGTCGGCGTCGGACCCGGGCCCGACCAGCAGCTGCGCCGAGACGCCGGGCCGCAGACCGATCGCGGCCACGCGCGCAAGGCCGAGCTCCTCGACGCGGCGCGACGGGTGTTCGAGCGGCAGGGCTTCCTCGACGCCCGCGTCGCCGACATCGCCGAGGAGGCCGGGGTCAGCCAGGGCACCTTCTACACGTACTTCGACTCCAAGGAAGCGATCTTCCGGGCGGTCGCCACCGAGCTGCGCGACCGCATGATCGAGGCGCTCAAGCCGCACGGCCCGCGCCCGGCCACCGTGCACGAGCAGGTCGACCAGGCGATGCGCCGGTTCGTGGCCGCCTACCGGGCCGAGGCGCGGCTGATCGTCGTCGTGGCCCAGCTGGGGCAGTCGACGCCGGAGATCGCCGAGCTGCGCCTGGCGGTGCGCGAGGCGTTCGTCGCCCGCACCGCGCGCGGCATCCGGGTGCAGCAGGCACAGGGGCTGGTCGATCCCGGCCTCGACCCGTGGCTGGCCTCGGAGGTGCTCGGGTCGATGGTCGACGCCACCTGCTGGGTGTGGCTGAACCTCGGCAAGGACTTCGACGAGGAGGCCCTGCTGTCCACCCTCACCCAGGTCTGGACCCGCGCGCTGCACCTGCAGGAGCCCCGGTGA